The Kribbella shirazensis genomic interval TCGGTGTCTGGCGAATCTGCTCGACCACCTCCCGTGGCTGACCGACCGCCTCGACCATGAACAGCTCAGCCGCACCACCCGGGTTGCCCGCAGCGACGTACTCCTGCAACCGCTCCAGGTACCGCTCGGGCGCCGGCGGCGCGCCCTCGACGCGGCACGGCGGCTCCACGATCGCCTGCTTCTCGAACGGCAGGCCGGCCTGCAGCAGCACCATCACACCGGACGAGAACGCACAGGCGAACCGGGCATCGGTTGCCGATCGCACCGCGTCCAGGTCCTCCCACTCGCGCTCCACGGCGTACGGCGCGGTGTCGCCGGAGTCACCACGTCCACGCCGGTCGTAGGCCACCACCGTGAACGACGACGACAGCGCCTCGGCGTACTCGGCGAAGTACGCGCGGCCGGTGAACGCACCGGCGACCAGTACCAGGCCGGGTCCGCTGCCCGTCACGTCGTACGCGAGCTCGGTGCCGTCCTTCGAAACCACCTTGTCCATCACACAGCTCCTTCTGCCAGAGATCCCTCTGCCAGACCGTCGAACGGATCACCGGAGAAGAGACACTGTGTGACCCAGTTCACATCCGGGATCTTCCCGGGCGTGCACCGTGTCACTACAGTTGGATTATGTATACAGGCGACTGCACACCATTTCGGGACCGTTGATGCTGCTCCGCCAGCTGGAGTACCTCGTTGCCCTCGCCCGCGAGAAGCACTTCGCGCGGGCGGCGGACGCCTGTTACGTGTCGCAGCCGTCGCTGTCCGCCGCGATCCGCAAGCTCGAGCAGGAACTCGACGTCCCGATCGTACGGCGCGGACGCCGGTTCGAGGGGCTGACGCCCGAGGGCGAGCGGGTGCTGGTGTGGGCGCAGCGGATCCTCGCCGAGCAGGACGCACTGCGGCACGAGCTGTCGATGATGCGCGGTGGCCTGACCGGGACGCTCCGCCTCGGCGCGATCCCGACCGCGATGCCGGTGGTCTCACTGATCACCACGCCGTTCTGCGAGCGGCATCCGAACGCGCGCGTCACGCTCGAGTCGTTGTCCTCGCGCGACATCACGCAGAAGCTGGCCGAGTTCGATCTGGACGTCGCGATGACGTACCTCGACGACGACACGC includes:
- a CDS encoding alpha/beta fold hydrolase; the encoded protein is MDKVVSKDGTELAYDVTGSGPGLVLVAGAFTGRAYFAEYAEALSSSFTVVAYDRRGRGDSGDTAPYAVEREWEDLDAVRSATDARFACAFSSGVMVLLQAGLPFEKQAIVEPPCRVEGAPPAPERYLERLQEYVAAGNPGGAAELFMVEAVGQPREVVEQIRQTPMWAGLEAMAPTLVYDALQMRDSAVPLELLASTAVPTLGLYSNASPEWLQRSVRETAAALPQGSVEGHDATFHTLPPETLARVLTDYFVSA